The DNA region TCGGCAGCCGCCTGGCGCTGGCGTCCTCGCCGGAGCACGCGCGGGCGGCGTGGACGGACACCAGCATGGGTACCCCCGACTACGGTAAGCAGAACCTCGTGTACGCGCCGGTGGCGTTCGTGCCCGGCGAGGGCGGCGGGTTGGTGCTGGCGCTGCGCCTCGGAGCCGCCGCGCTGCTCGCCGCGGGTGTCGCCACGGTCACCTGGCCGTTCGTGCGGCGGCGGGTCAGGCGGGTGGGCTCGCGTGGCCGTCACGGGCCAGGGCCCCGAGGAGGTTCCCGAGGAACGAGCCCATCTGGTCGCGGCGCACGGCCGGGCGCGGCCCGTAGCTCGTCGCGCTCTGCCCGCGGACGAGCCCGGCAGCGAACGCCTTGAGTATGGCCTGCTCGTGGGTGTTGCCGGCCACATCCGTGAAGTCGGTGGGGTCGGCGGGGAGCGGGGCTGCGACGATGTGCTCGTACGCCCGCACGACGAACGTCGCCATCTGCGCGCGGGTGACCGGCTCGTTGGGGCCGTAGCGGCCGTCACGGCCGCCCTGCACGATCCCGGCCTCCGCGAGCTTGTTGATGTTGGTCTCGTGGTGGTTGCCGTTGTCGTCGGGGAAGCGGTCCCGGGTGACGGGCAGCGTCGTGCCGTTCGCCCGCTCGACGGTACGGGCGATGAACGTCGCCATCTGCGCCCGGTTCACCGAGGCGCGGGGGGCGTACTCGCTGGCGGTCACCCCCTGGGCGATCGACCACCACACGACGCAGTCGATCGCCCCGGCGTGGACGTTGCCGTCCCCGACGTCGGCGAACGGCGCCGCGGGGACACGACCGGGCGGGCACGCCCGGTTGACCCCGGCGGCCACGAGCAACCGGTGCACGTCCAAAAGACCGTGACCGTAGGCGGGATCACGGCCGGGCGGCCCGCGATCCTCGGCGCTGGCCGCGAAGGCGGCGGCGACGGTCGACGCCGAGCTGTCGGGATCGATGGAGCGGTAGAGCAGCGCAGCTCCGGCCACCAGCGGCGCCGCGAACGACGTCCCGGCCCGCGACCGCAGGGTCGAACGCTCACCGAGGGTGAGCAGGTCGGTGTCCGCCGCGCCCGTGCTCTGCCCGCCGGGGGCCACGACCGCCACCTGGTCGCCGGTGCTGCTGTACCCGGCGTGGCTCCCCCCGCGCACGGTCGCGCCCACGCCGATGACCTCCAGGTAGGCGGCCGGGTAGAGGGGCGTGGCGTTCCCGCTGTTGCCGACGGCCGCGACGAGCACCGCCCTGCGGTCGAAGGCGTAGCGCACGGCGTCCCGCAGGGCGGGGACGTCATCGAGGGTCCCGACGGACAGGTTGATGACCCCCACGCCCGCGTCCGCGGCGTGCACGATCGCCGCGGCGACGTCGAGGGTGTCGCTGCACCCGGCGGCGTCGAACACCCGGTAGGGCACGATCTGCGCTGCCCAGTCCACGCCGGCGATGTCCACGCCGTTGTTCCCCGCAGCGCCGAGCAAGCCCGCCACCGCTGTGCCGTGGCCTCCGCGGTCGGAGCTCTGGCCGGCCGGCAGCGCTCGGTCGAAGCGGGTGTCGCGGCCCTCGGTGACCCGGCCCGCCAGGTCGGCGCGCATGGCGTCGACCCCGTCGTCCACGATGGCGACCCGCAGGTCGGACCCCGTGCGGAACCGCCAGGCCGCCGGCACGTTCAGGTCATCAAGCGGCCACTGGTCGGCGAAGCGCGGGTCGTTCGGGACGACCCCCGAGCGACGCACGACGGAGGAGCGCTCCACGATGTCGATGCCAGCCAGGTCCGCCAGCCCCCCGCCCGCATCCGGGGCGGCGCGGCCCACCCTGAACGCACCGATGGCCGGCACCTCGCCCGACACCTGCCATCCCGCCGACCGGGCCTCCTCGACCGCGGCCTCATAGCGGTCGGGCGCCGCCGTCACGGTGAACGAGTCCAATCCCGGACAGGCCTCGGGGTAGTGCAGACGCGGCTCGCCGAGCTCGCGCTCGGGCAGCCAGTCGACCGTGTCGGGCCCGCTGTGCAGGCTGAGGACGAAATCGAAGGAGACGGGGTCACCAAGGGCGCCCACCGGGACGTCGGCGCGGACCCCGCGCTGCTCACCCACGGCCGTGACACGCTGCGCCGGCCCGCTGTGGGTGACGGTGCCGGCCCCGTCCGGCTGCTCGGTCACGGTGGCGGTCAGCGCCCCACCCTCCCGGCTGACGGTCAGCGCCGCAAACGCCGGGTTGCCTGGGGTGGACAGCTCCCAGCGCAACGACCGCCCGTCGAACGCCGCGTCGGGCCACGCGGCACAGCTGTGCGCGGTGAAGCGCAGGGTGCCCCCGTCGCCCGGGCCGATCTCGGTGCGACGCAGGTCGAGCGGGTCGCCCCCCGCGTCGTCGCAGACGTCGACGTAGGGGGCCGTGGTGCTCGCCTGGGAGGCGGCGGTGTCGCCCGCCTGGGCGTGCACCGCCGCGCCCGTGGGCACCGTCGGCAGCGAGGCCGCCTGCGGTGCACCGGCCAGCGCGGTGGCCACCAGGGCCACTAGCAGCCCGCCGATCACCGCCCGGGACGCAACATGTGCCTGCACAGCTCTCCTTGGTCGGCCCGAGCGCCGGGACGTCCAGGTCCCGCCCTCCACGAACAGTCCCGTCTCAGAGCGGTGTCATCCACTCCGGAGCGTGGACCTCCGCACGCGACCGACCCTTGCGGGCCGGGCGCGCGGCGGTCCAGGGGCATCCAGTATGGGGTCCCCGGCACCTGTCGCCGCTGTTCGCGTCGAGGGGTGCCTGCGTCGACCCACTGGTTGTGATGTGAGCCTCCGAGCGGTTGTAGGGAGGGCGGGGCCTGGACGGCCCGTCGTGTGCGACAGCGTAGCGCGACCGGCGGGGCACGCAGCGCCTCGTCCGCGCGGATCAGTCCTCACCGACGATACCGAGGCGCATGGCCGCTGCGACCGCCGCGGTGCGGTTGCGCGCACCGAGCCGGTCGAAGACCTCCTGGCAGTGGGCCTTGACGGTCCGTTCCGTCACGCCGAGGCGTTTGGCGATCTCCGGGTTGGTCAGACCCTGCTGCAGGTAGCGCAGCACCTCTTGCTGACGCGGCGACAGGACCGGCTTGGCCTCCTCGGGCTCCACCGGCTCGAGCATCTCCGTCGCGTCCTCGCGGTCCATCTGGGAGCTGCGGTCCTCGAAGCGGGTCTCGACACCGCCGAACCGCACCGCATCGCCGTGCCGCAGGGCTTGCGGGCCCGTCACCGCCTCGCCGTTGACGAAGGTGCCGCCGGTGGAGCCGAGGTCCTCGAGCCAGATGGCGCCGCTCTGGCGGCGAATCAGGGCGTGCGCCCGGCTGACGTGCGGGTCGGCCAGCCGCAGGTCGCTGTTCTCGCGGCGCCCGAGGACGAGCTCGTCGCCCTCGATCACCAGCTGCTCGCCCCGCAGGGGCCCGTCATGGGTCACCACGAACATCGGCAGCGGGGTGAGTCTCCTCGCCGGGCCTACCACGACCGCTCCTTGGGTCCAGGGGCCCCGCATCGCAGACGGAGCGCCTCCACCGTGGCGACGGGTGTCCCGCGCTCCCCGATGCGCCCATGGTCGCGGTCACCGTGGAAGTCGCTGCTGCCCGTCACCAGCAGGTCTCGCTCGCGCGCGAACGCGCGCCAGAACGCCGCCGTGCCCGCCTCGTGCCCGGCATGGTCGGCCTCCACGCCGGCGAGCCCCACGGCCGCCAGCTCGGCCACCAGACCGGTCGTCGTCGGTGCGTCGCGGTCTGCCAGGCCCGGGTGCGCGATCACCGCTGCGCCGCCGGCCGCCCGGATCAGGCGGACGCCGTCAGCCGGTGACAGGGCGTGCTTCACGACGTAGGCCGGGCCGCCGTCGCCGATGTAGTCGTCGAAGGCCGCACGGACGTCGGGCACCCCGCCGGCATCGACCATCGCCGCCGCGATGTGGGGGCGCCCGATCGGCGCACCCCCGGCATGGGCGAGGACCCGGTCGAGGCTGCAGGCCACACCGAGCGCCGCCAGTCGCTCCAGCATCCGCTCGGCCCGCTGCGATCGCTGGCCGCGCAGCCGTTCGCACTCGGCGGCCAGCTGCTCGTCCTCGGGGTCGCACCAGTAGCCCAGGAGGTGCACGCTGCGCCCCGCCGCCTCGGTCGACAGCTCGATTCCCGGCACGAACGCCAGGCCCTGGCCGGCACAGGCGTCGGCCGCCTCCGCCCAGCCCCCCAGCGTGTCGTGGTCGGTGATCGCGACCCCGGTGAGCCCCTCGGCGGCGGCCAGCGCGGCATTCTGCGTGGGCGTGGTGGTGCCGTCGGAGAACACCGTGTGCGTATGCAGGTCGATCACGCCACGAAATCTACCCCAATCGGCGGGTCCGAGGGATCACGCCGGCCGGGCCGGCCATACGGCGTGCCCGGCCGCTCCAGGACGTCGAGGAGGCCGTGGCCGTTGGGCTGCCATGGCTCTGCCTCCTCGGCGTGTCCTGGGGAATTTGGGGCTCGATACCCTGGATGCCCATGGACGCAAACTCGACGCCCCCGCAGCTCGCGGTCGGCGCGATCTGCGTGCGCGAGGGCCGGCTCCTGCTGGTCCGGCGTGGGCGCGGCGTCAGCGTGGGGCGCTGGGCCCCCCCGGGGGGCAGGGTCGAGCCCGGTGAGTCGGTGGCGGCGGCCGTGGTGCGCGAGCTCTGGGAGGAGACCGGCCTACGCGGCCGCGTGACCAGTCTGTGCGGCCGTGCCGAACGCCGACTCGACGGGCACCGCTACGTGATCCTGAACCACTGGGTCGTGGCGCCCACCGGGCCCGCCGTCGCCGGCGACGACGCCGCCGCCGTGACCTGGTGCGACCGCGCCGGCCTCGACGCGATCGACCTCGTTCACGGCCTGCGCGCCTTCCTCGACGAGCACCAGGTGCTGGCCCGCCTCAGGTGAGGTGGCGACGCAGGAAGCCCGCTGCGGCCGGCAGCAGCGCCCCGGGATGCTCCAACATCATCTGGTGGCCCCCGCCGGGCAGCACCCACAGCTCGGATTCCACCGCCAGGCGTGACGCGAACGCCCGGGTCGGCGTCTCCGGCAGGACCCGATCGTTGGAGCCGATCGCCACGAACGTCGGCACGGCCTGCGCGCTGACGTCGGGCTTGTCCTCGGGGGTGAGCAGGATCGAGCCCAGCCCGGCCAGCGTGTAGCGGCGGACCGACTGGGGATGGGTGCGCAGCACCCGCGCGAGGTCGGGGTCATCGGCGAGGTCGGCTGTGGCGACCACGGCCGTGGCGGGCAGGGTGATCGCCGCCTGGCGCTCTGGGGAAAGCCGGCGGCGCAGTGCTGCGGCCGCAGGCAGAAGGGCGCCCTGCCGATGGCGTTGCAGCACCGGGCGGACGTCTCGCAGGTCCAGCACGTTGTGGCAGGCCACCGCTCCGACACCGGTGCTCTCCAGTGCGGCATAGAAGGCCAGCACCCCGCCGAAGGCGGTGCCGAACAGCCCCACCGAGCCCTCCCACCGCTCCCGCGCGCAGCCGACCGCCGCCGCCGCCGCAGCCATCGCGTTGCGGTAGGTGAGATGGCCGCGCCGTCCGCCGCTGCGCCCGTGGCCGGGCCAGTCCAGCGCGAGCACGTTCAGGCCCTCGGCAGCCAGCCGCGCGTACGGGTCGAGGCCGCTGACCGCCCCGCGCAGCACGTCGACGCCGGTCACCAGCCCGTGCAGGGCCACGACCGATGGTCCCCCCGCCCCGGGCCCCTCGTAGGCGACCAGGCGCAGCGACGTGCCGTCGCTTTCGACCCACAGCTCCTGGTCCTTCACGCGCCGTCCCAGTCCCGTCATCGTTGCGTGCCCGTCCAAGCCTACGTGCGGCGCCGATATACTCGCGCCTCCACCCTGAAACGTGAAATCGGCGCGTCAGGAACACCGTCAGGAACACCGTCAGGAACACCGAAAGGACCTGCGGATGCCCAGGGCCGACCTGATCTACGCGCTCGCCCTGGACCGCGAGCTGTACCAGGCCAGCCGGATCGACTCCTCGCTCCTCGATCCCATCGTCCGGGTCGAGGGTGCCCTGCCCGGCGTCGCGCGCCCGATCACGGTGCTGCGCGACTACCAGGGTCCCCAGGGCATCTACATCGAGCACTTCGTGCTCCGGGACCGCAAGGGCCGCGAGCGCGCGCGCTCGTCCCCCCGGCCCATCGAGCTCAAAGGGCAGATGTTCCAGGATCGGATGGTGTCGACCCTGCGCGACGTGGTCGTCGAGGACCCCGACGAGCACGAGCTGACCTTCTACGTCGGCGAGCAGGCAGCCGGATCGATCCCGGTGTTCATGGAGTCGGGCCACGGGGGGGATCCGCGTCTGGCCGCGGAGGAGACCTTCAAGAAGGCCCTGAAGAAGGGGACCATCCTCTGGTTGACCGTGCCCCAGCCCGACGGCTCCCGCCACGAGCAGCCGATCTGGTTCGTCTACTCCGGCGGCAAGGTGTACGTGGTCTCCGGTCCGACCGAACAGGACGTGCCCCACCTCGGTGAGGTCCCCGAGGTGGAGATCACCGCCCGCAGCAAAGACGTCCGCAGCCGGGTCAGCCGGATACCTGCCGCCGTGCGGGTGCTCGAACCCGACGACCCCCGGTACGCCACGATCGTCGAGGAGGCGCTGCCCAAGCGCTTGAACCTCACCGACCCCAACGAGGCCGCGGAGCGCTGGCGGCGCAACTGCGTGGTGGTGGAGCTGACGCCCCGGTTCCGCGACGAGGACGAGCAGCCGGCGCCGGGTGCCGCGGCCCCGCCTGCGGCCGCTGCGGCCGCTGCCGCCGCTGCGGCCCCCGGGCCGGCGGGTGCCGCGCCCGCAGCCCCGGGCACCGAGGAGGACATCCACGTCGAGGCCGAGATCGACCAGGAGGTCTTCGACGCGCTCGTCGCGGAGGGCAAGCCCGAGCGCGTGGCCCGCGCCAAGGCCAAGGCGGCCCACGTGCGCAAGGAGAAGCAGCGGATCCGCGCCGAACGCGAAGCGGCCTCCGCCTGAGCAGGGAGTGAGATCCGTGGCCGACACCTTGACCCTGGTCACCGGTGGGACCGGCTTCCTCGGTCTGCACCTGGTGGAGGCACTGCGACGAGCAGGCGACGCGGTGCGAACCTGCGGGCGCGGGACCCGACCCGCCTCGCTGCCGCCCGACGTCGACTACCACCAGGCGGACCTCACCGGTCCTGAGCCGCTCGATG from Egibacteraceae bacterium includes:
- a CDS encoding S8 family serine peptidase; the encoded protein is MQAHVASRAVIGGLLVALVATALAGAPQAASLPTVPTGAAVHAQAGDTAASQASTTAPYVDVCDDAGGDPLDLRRTEIGPGDGGTLRFTAHSCAAWPDAAFDGRSLRWELSTPGNPAFAALTVSREGGALTATVTEQPDGAGTVTHSGPAQRVTAVGEQRGVRADVPVGALGDPVSFDFVLSLHSGPDTVDWLPERELGEPRLHYPEACPGLDSFTVTAAPDRYEAAVEEARSAGWQVSGEVPAIGAFRVGRAAPDAGGGLADLAGIDIVERSSVVRRSGVVPNDPRFADQWPLDDLNVPAAWRFRTGSDLRVAIVDDGVDAMRADLAGRVTEGRDTRFDRALPAGQSSDRGGHGTAVAGLLGAAGNNGVDIAGVDWAAQIVPYRVFDAAGCSDTLDVAAAIVHAADAGVGVINLSVGTLDDVPALRDAVRYAFDRRAVLVAAVGNSGNATPLYPAAYLEVIGVGATVRGGSHAGYSSTGDQVAVVAPGGQSTGAADTDLLTLGERSTLRSRAGTSFAAPLVAGAALLYRSIDPDSSASTVAAAFAASAEDRGPPGRDPAYGHGLLDVHRLLVAAGVNRACPPGRVPAAPFADVGDGNVHAGAIDCVVWWSIAQGVTASEYAPRASVNRAQMATFIARTVERANGTTLPVTRDRFPDDNGNHHETNINKLAEAGIVQGGRDGRYGPNEPVTRAQMATFVVRAYEHIVAAPLPADPTDFTDVAGNTHEQAILKAFAAGLVRGQSATSYGPRPAVRRDQMGSFLGNLLGALARDGHASPPA
- a CDS encoding FHA domain-containing protein, whose product is MVGPARRLTPLPMFVVTHDGPLRGEQLVIEGDELVLGRRENSDLRLADPHVSRAHALIRRQSGAIWLEDLGSTGGTFVNGEAVTGPQALRHGDAVRFGGVETRFEDRSSQMDREDATEMLEPVEPEEAKPVLSPRQQEVLRYLQQGLTNPEIAKRLGVTERTVKAHCQEVFDRLGARNRTAAVAAAMRLGIVGED
- a CDS encoding PHP domain-containing protein, whose protein sequence is MIDLHTHTVFSDGTTTPTQNAALAAAEGLTGVAITDHDTLGGWAEAADACAGQGLAFVPGIELSTEAAGRSVHLLGYWCDPEDEQLAAECERLRGQRSQRAERMLERLAALGVACSLDRVLAHAGGAPIGRPHIAAAMVDAGGVPDVRAAFDDYIGDGGPAYVVKHALSPADGVRLIRAAGGAAVIAHPGLADRDAPTTTGLVAELAAVGLAGVEADHAGHEAGTAAFWRAFARERDLLVTGSSDFHGDRDHGRIGERGTPVATVEALRLRCGAPGPKERSW
- a CDS encoding NUDIX domain-containing protein, whose protein sequence is MDANSTPPQLAVGAICVREGRLLLVRRGRGVSVGRWAPPGGRVEPGESVAAAVVRELWEETGLRGRVTSLCGRAERRLDGHRYVILNHWVVAPTGPAVAGDDAAAVTWCDRAGLDAIDLVHGLRAFLDEHQVLARLR
- a CDS encoding alpha/beta hydrolase codes for the protein MTGLGRRVKDQELWVESDGTSLRLVAYEGPGAGGPSVVALHGLVTGVDVLRGAVSGLDPYARLAAEGLNVLALDWPGHGRSGGRRGHLTYRNAMAAAAAAVGCARERWEGSVGLFGTAFGGVLAFYAALESTGVGAVACHNVLDLRDVRPVLQRHRQGALLPAAAALRRRLSPERQAAITLPATAVVATADLADDPDLARVLRTHPQSVRRYTLAGLGSILLTPEDKPDVSAQAVPTFVAIGSNDRVLPETPTRAFASRLAVESELWVLPGGGHQMMLEHPGALLPAAAGFLRRHLT